The following nucleotide sequence is from Streptomyces xiamenensis.
GACCGCACCCTGCCGGACTTCCTGGACGTGCTCGCCGTGGTCGTCTCGGCCGGCCTGGGCTTCCGGCAGGCACTGGAGCGGGTGGCCGGACGGTACGAGGGCCCGTGGGCCGATGAAGTGCGCATCACCCTGCGGCAGATGGACATGGGGGTGTCGCGCCGGCAGGCGTTCGACGACCTGCGGCGGCGCAACGACTCCGAGCCGGTGAACCAGTTCGTCACGGCGCTCCAGCAGGGCGAGGAACTGGGCGCGCCGATCGCCGAGACGCTCATACAGATCGCCACGGACATGCGCCGCACCGACGCCCAGAACTCCCGCCGCCGGGCCGCGAAGGCGATCCCCAAGGCGACGCTGGCGACCCTGGTCTTCATGGTGCCGGCGACGATGATCGTGATCGTCGTGGGAATGGTCCTCGGTTCAGGGGTGAACATTACGGATATTCTGAATCCCGGCTGATCAGGGCGACCGCGTCCAAGGGCCACGAAAACGTCCCTTCACCAAGGTCTCTCTGCCCAAGTGCCCCCGGGTGTGGCACAGTCAGTGCCAACAGGTGTGTGAAGGGGTTGGCCCGCAGGGAGCGGGAGGGGGTCAGACATGCTGCGTCCACGCTTCAACCAGGCGTCGCCCGGGCAGAGTCACTCCCCGAGCCCCGATACCGGGCACACACCACTTCGGGGCATGAGCATGCCGGCTGGAACGGGGCTGGCCGGGGGAAAAGGACGCCATGAGCAGGATGCTGCTGAACTGGAGAAAGACGGTCGTCACTCATCTGACGACCCGCCGCCACAGCGACCGGGGCGCGGGCTTCGTGGAGTATGCGGGGCTGCTGTTGCTGATCGCCTTGATCGTTGGGGCGGTATTCTCTCTGGGCATAGACAACACCATTGCCAATGCGGTGGACCGTGCGGTGCAGAGTGTGACAGGACGCTGAGACACGGGCGAGGCGACGGCGGCGATCGAGGAGCGATCTTTCCGCTCTACATAGCGATCGTCACCACGGTATTGGTGGCAGCCTTCACCCTCTTCGTCTTCGCGCAGGCCGCCGTCACCCGCAGCGGTGGCCAGTCGGCCGCCGACGCCGCCGCCCTGGCCGCGGCGAGGGAGTCCCGTGACCACCTCTACGAGCTCTTTCGGGACGCCATCCTGGAGGACGAAGACCTGGGCGATGTACTGGCCGGGGTCGACTTCCGCACGGGCGCGGCCTGCACGGAGGCCGCGCCCCGGCTCGCCGCACGGAACAACGCCGTCGTGACGGCGTGCGAACCGGACGTGAGCCGTTTCGGCTACACGGTGGAGGTCGAAACCCTGGACACGGTGGGTGATTCCTTCATCCCCGGCACCGAGAACCAGACGGCCCGTGCCACGGCCACCGCCGTCGTCGCGGCACGGTGTGAGCCGACCTCGCAGGAAGAGGAGGAGATCGGCCTGAGCTGTGATGAGCGGGACTGGTCCTTCGATCCACGGGATGACGGCGAAGTGCCGGAGGCCCGGGACCTGTTCCAGGTGTATCTGGACGACTGACCTGCTATGAGTTGAGCGCAAAGGACACCCATCCGAAATGGACCTCCGAGACAGCAAGTCCCGTCTGATCCTGATTGTGATAGCGCTGGGCGCCGCCCTGGTGATCGCGGTCGCCAGTTGTTCCGGCGGCGACGGCGACGGGGGAGGAGACGGCAGCGCGGGGTCCGGCGAGAGCACCGGCGGTGGCGGCTCCGACGACACCGATGACAAGCCGTCCGAGGGTGAAGACACCGGCGACGACGGCACCGCACCCGAGGACCGCGGACCGTTGTCCGAGGTGACCGGAGAAGGCGGGATGCGGCTCACCATCGACTCCGCACAGCGTGATACGGGCGGCTTCCTGACGGTGTCCGGGACCCTGACCAACGACGGCGCGGAACGCTTTCTGGAGATCGGCTGGCGAGGAGACGAGCGTGAACTGACGAACAACGGTTTCTCGATGGCCGGTTCCTCGGTCGTCGACAAGACGGAGGGGAAGCGCTATCTGATCCTGCGCGACACTTCGGGGCGCTGCCTGTGCACGCAGTTCGGCGGCGGCCTGAACCCGGGTGACTCCGTCGAGTGGTTCGCGCAGTTCCCGGCCCCTCCGGACGGCGCCACCGAACTCGACTTCAACATCGGCAACATGCCCCCTGCCTCCTTTGAGATCTCGGCCGGTTGATGGTGATGACTGAACATTCGAAGCGCTACTCCCTCCAGGTCATGGCGGCCACCGCCCTCACGGGTGTGGCCGTGCTGATGTTCCCCGCCCCCGCCCTCGCGGATGAGGGCGACGAGGACTTCGAGCAACCACCGGGCTATGAGGCCCCCGCCACACCCGATATCGATGCCAACGCTCCCGGCCTGATGCTGGGGGACGGTGCCTCCCTCGCCGAGCCGCGGGTGCTGGACATCAAGTTCATTACCGAGGACACCGGTGGTGGCACACAGGACCCACCGCCGAACAGTGGCGGCAACAACGACGAGTCCCCAGCCCCGCCGGATTCCGAGCCGGACCCGGATCCGGGATCGGGCCCCGCGGGTGAGCAGCGTGAGGAACGCACCGGCGGGCAGCACAAGTTCACGCTCCAGACCGATGTGGTCTTCGGCAAGAACAGCGACGAGATCAGCGAGGAGTCCCGCGCCGCCCTCGCCGAGGTGGCTGCCGCGATCGACGAGTACCAGCCCGAGCAGGTGAACGTCTTCGGCTTCACGGACAACCTGGGCTCGTACGAGAACGGCGTGACGCTCTCCGCCAACCGCGCGCGGAACACCCAGACGGTGCTCCTGGAACTCATCGCGGACCCGTCCGGCATCTCCTTCAACGTCCGCGGCTACAGCGAGGACTATCCGCTGTACGACAACGAGACCGAGGAGGGCCGGCAGAAGAACCGGCGGGTGGAGATCTCCTGGCCCAGCGGCAACTGAGCCGCCGGGCCGGAAGGTCCCTCAGTCGTTCGGGATCCAGCGGGTGGCGGTGGTGAGATAGGTGCGGAGCTCCTTGTTGTGAGGTTCCGGCTGGACGGTGTCGATCCACAGATGGACGATGCTGCCGTCCGGAGCCTCGATACAGATCCCCATGTCCTCGCGCAGGCTGGTGTCGCTCAGTACGTCGTCGATGGTGATGGGGTTGGGCAGGGTCGCTGAGCGGGCTGCGGCCGAGCACTCCTCCGGCGTGGGATCGGGAGCATCGACGGTGCCGGTGAAGAGGTCGGGGTCGAAGGCGATTCCGTCGCCGTTCGCCCGCTCCTGGCCGCAGTACTGGTAGTCGATCTGGGCTTCGTCGGAGTAGTAGTCCATGCTGCCGAAACCGACGCCGGTGGCCACGGTGAGCTCTTCAAGATTGATCCGGGTGAGGTTGGCACCGAGGCAGCTTCCCAGCTGGACGTTGACGTCCTCCGTGAAAAGGGGGGCCCTGATGTTCAGTTTCACGCCGCTCTTGTCCACGTGGTACTCGGCGTTCGGGTCCTGCTCCGCCGCCTCCTCGTCTCCGGGGGGCTCCTTGTTGGTCTCGGTGGACTCGGGGATGAATTCCCGCTCCGCCTCCGGAGCCTCCCCCGACGGCGATGTCGGGCCGCCCGCCCGGGGAGTGTCGTCGTCCCCGTCCGTCAGCAGCAGGGCCGCCGTCGCCCCGCCCGCGACCGCCGCCAGGACGGCCGTCGTGGCCAGCGCGATCGCCATCGTGCGGCGGGGCTTCGGTGCCGTGGGCGGCGGAACCGTCGGGGCCGTGGCCGGGAGGGGCGGCGGGGTGGGGGGCTGGGTGCCGTGGCGCTGCGAGACCTGGGTGGCCAGGCCCGCCGGGAGCCAGCTGTCGCGCCGCTGCAGGGTCTGGCCGGGGGACAGGGACCGGCACATCTCCACGACCTGCGCCGGTTCCGGCCGCTGTGCCGGGTTCTTGGCGAGGCAGGCCGCGATCATGGGCCGCAGGGCCTCGGGGGCGCGGGCCAGGTAGGGGTCCTCCTGCACGATCCGGTACATCAGCCCGTGCGCCCCGCCCTCCCCGAAGGGGTGGCCGCCGGTCGCGGCGAAGTGGGCGATGATACCGAGGGCGAAGACATCGGTGCCGGGCCCGGCCGGCGGGTTGCCCATGATCTGTTCGGGGGCCATGTACGCCGGGGTCCCGACGCGTACGTCGGTGCCGGTCAGGGCGGTGCTGTCGGCGGCCTGCGCGATGCCGAAGTCGATCACCTTCGGGCCCTCGGTGGCCAGTAGCACGTTGCCCGGTTTCAGGTCGCGGTGCACCACGCCCACCGCGTGGATGGAGATCAGCGCCTCCGCCACCCCGGCGACCAGCAGCAGCACCGTCTCCAGCGGCAGTGGGCCGTGCCGCCGCAGCGCCTCGGCCAGCGAGAGGCCGGGTACGTAGGCGGTGGCCAGCCAGGGCGCGGCGCCCTCGGTGTTGCTGTCCAGGACGGGGACGGTGTAGAGGCCCTGTACCCGGCGGGCGGCCCGTACCTCGGCGGCGAAGCGGCGGCGGAAGTCGGGGTCCTCGGCGAACTCACCGCGTACCACCTTCAGCGCGACGGGCTGTCCACCCCGGGTGTAGGAGAGGTAGACACTGCCCATGCCGCCCGATCCGATGCGGGCGAGCAGCTCGTAACCGGCCATCTCGCGTGGATCGTTGGGCCCCAGCGGACTGAACTGTGGCTGGGGTGGGGCGTGTTCGTCGTGCGCGGCCATGGTTCCCCCCTGGCGGTTACGGCGTACCGGCGTACCGCAGGCATCGTAGTGGGCGCCGGTTTCCGTCCCCAGTCGCCCCGCTCCGCCCGCCGGGGACCGCGCCGGCCGTGCCCCCTCGAACGGGTGTCCCTCCGCCGGGCTGTTCCGGGCCCCGTGCGCCCGGCGCGTGTCTCCCACCTGCGCCCCCGTGACCGCGAAATGAGGCCAGTGGATGACCGTGGGTAGTGTGGCGGAAGGGCTTGTGCCAAGGGGGTCACAGTCCAGTGTCACGTACGGTAGGGTTCCCTCAGTCAGTCACGCTGACATCCATAACTGCCAGCGTCGTCACTCCCACCCCGGCGACGTCTGGCGGGGCGGACCGTGAGCCACCCCCCCCGCTCCGGTCCCCCCATACAAGCGGGCCGGTCTGCCCTCCCCCCCACTCGGGCAGACCGGCCCGCAGTACGTCCGCACCCCTGCCGCTTCCGTGTGGCCGGCCCGTACGCTCAGCCGGGTGCACCCGCTGTTGATCCTCGCCGCCGCCGCGTACGGAGCCCTCACCGGACCGCTGCTCGCCCGGCCCCGCTACCGGCTGTCCGTCGAGCCGGAGGAACCCTGGCGCTCCGCCTGCCCGGCCGGCCACCCCCTGCCGCCCGCGGCCCAAGGCGGCTGGCTCGGCACCGCACGCTGCCCGCACTGCCCGCCCGCCACTCGCCGCTACGGGACGGGCGCCGGGGCGCTCACTGTCTGGACCGCGCTGGTCTGCGCCGCCCTGGCCGCCGCCACCGGGCCGCACCCCGAGCTCGTCGTCTGGCTGCTCGCCGCGCCGGCCGTCGTGCTGCTGGCCGCCGTCGACCTCTCCGTCCAGCGGCTGCCCGACCCGCTCACCCTCCCGCTGGCCGCCGCCCTGCCCGTGGCCCTCGGCGTGGCCGCGCTGTCCGGTTCCGCCACCGGCAGTTGGCCCCGTGCCCTGCTCGGCGGGCTCGTCCTGGGCGCCGTCTACTTCGTGCTCTTCCTGATCAATCCGCGCGGCATGGGCTTCGGCGACGTCAAGCTCGCCGTCCCGCTCGGGGTCGCCATGGGCTGGTACGGCTGGGACGTGATCTTCTTCGGCACCTTCACCGGCTTCCTGTGCGCCGCCGGATACGGCCTGATCCTGATCGTCGCCCGCCGGGCCACCCGCAAGACGGCCGTGCCCTTCGGGCCCTTCATGGCCCTGGGCGCCCTCGTCGCCCTCCTCCTGGGCGCCCTTGCCGCCGCCTGACCCGGCCCGGCGCCCGTCGGCCCGCCGACCGGGACGGATCACCGCGCCACGCCTGAATCCGGCCCACTGGCACACAGCGGCCTCTTCCATGCGTTACGGTGGAATACCCCCCCTCGGGCCGGTCCGTATCCCCCCCACGGACCGGCCCGCTTTCTGTTCCGGCGCCGAGCTGTCCTACAGTGCTGGTTCCGACGGGGCAGGGTGTGCGAGGGGATGCGGCGTGGCAAAGCAGGAACAGGGCCGAGGAGGGATCTTCGGCAGGGTCCGGAACAAGATCCGCCGCGGGTTCGTACGGCTGTACGCCCACCGGGTGGAGGGCAAGCTCGGCAACGCGGAGGGCGTGCCCAAGCACATCGGCGTCATCCTGGACGGCAACCGCCGCTGGGCCAAGGCCGCTGGCGGCACCACCAAGGAGGGGCACGAGGCGGGCGCCGCCAAGATCCAGGAGCTCCTGGGCTGGTGCGCCGAGACCGACGTCGAGGTGGTCACCCTGTGGATGCTGTCCACCGACAACCTCGCCCGCCCCGCCGACCAGCTCGACCCGCTGCTGACCGTGGTCGAGGGCGCGGTGCGTGACCTGGCCGCCGACGGGCGCTGGCGGGTGCACCATGTCGGTGCCCTGGACGTGCTGCCCGAGCGCACCCGCAGCGTGCTCCAGGAGGCCGAGGAACTGGCCGGAAAGCGCGAGGGAATACTGGTCAACGTGGCCGTCGGCTACGGCGGCCGGCAGGAGATCACCGACGCGGTCCGTTCGCTGCTGGCCAAGCGGGCCGCGGAGGGCCAGGACCTGGCCCAGGTCGCCGAGTCGCTGGGCGTCGAGGACATCTCCGAACATCTGTACACCCGCGGCCAGCCCGACCCCGACCTGGTCATCCGTACCAGCGGCGAGCAGCGGCTCTCCGGCTTCATGC
It contains:
- a CDS encoding DUF5936 domain-containing protein; this translates as MLALLLGLAMGAAVFGIVMALRLLRTATPLPPDLALALEIGSTRVTATGSAVDRLGMRFAPLVLRLMGPKGVDRKRRRIDQAGNPQGLTVERYAARRAVYGIFGALATLSFIANGWPFFALFALAFGAFAADAVIWQSIRERRDVIDRTLPDFLDVLAVVVSAGLGFRQALERVAGRYEGPWADEVRITLRQMDMGVSRRQAFDDLRRRNDSEPVNQFVTALQQGEELGAPIAETLIQIATDMRRTDAQNSRRRAAKAIPKATLATLVFMVPATMIVIVVGMVLGSGVNITDILNPG
- a CDS encoding OmpA family protein, producing the protein MTEHSKRYSLQVMAATALTGVAVLMFPAPALADEGDEDFEQPPGYEAPATPDIDANAPGLMLGDGASLAEPRVLDIKFITEDTGGGTQDPPPNSGGNNDESPAPPDSEPDPDPGSGPAGEQREERTGGQHKFTLQTDVVFGKNSDEISEESRAALAEVAAAIDEYQPEQVNVFGFTDNLGSYENGVTLSANRARNTQTVLLELIADPSGISFNVRGYSEDYPLYDNETEEGRQKNRRVEISWPSGN
- a CDS encoding serine/threonine-protein kinase; translation: MAAHDEHAPPQPQFSPLGPNDPREMAGYELLARIGSGGMGSVYLSYTRGGQPVALKVVRGEFAEDPDFRRRFAAEVRAARRVQGLYTVPVLDSNTEGAAPWLATAYVPGLSLAEALRRHGPLPLETVLLLVAGVAEALISIHAVGVVHRDLKPGNVLLATEGPKVIDFGIAQAADSTALTGTDVRVGTPAYMAPEQIMGNPPAGPGTDVFALGIIAHFAATGGHPFGEGGAHGLMYRIVQEDPYLARAPEALRPMIAACLAKNPAQRPEPAQVVEMCRSLSPGQTLQRRDSWLPAGLATQVSQRHGTQPPTPPPLPATAPTVPPPTAPKPRRTMAIALATTAVLAAVAGGATAALLLTDGDDDTPRAGGPTSPSGEAPEAEREFIPESTETNKEPPGDEEAAEQDPNAEYHVDKSGVKLNIRAPLFTEDVNVQLGSCLGANLTRINLEELTVATGVGFGSMDYYSDEAQIDYQYCGQERANGDGIAFDPDLFTGTVDAPDPTPEECSAAARSATLPNPITIDDVLSDTSLREDMGICIEAPDGSIVHLWIDTVQPEPHNKELRTYLTTATRWIPND
- a CDS encoding prepilin peptidase produces the protein MHPLLILAAAAYGALTGPLLARPRYRLSVEPEEPWRSACPAGHPLPPAAQGGWLGTARCPHCPPATRRYGTGAGALTVWTALVCAALAAATGPHPELVVWLLAAPAVVLLAAVDLSVQRLPDPLTLPLAAALPVALGVAALSGSATGSWPRALLGGLVLGAVYFVLFLINPRGMGFGDVKLAVPLGVAMGWYGWDVIFFGTFTGFLCAAGYGLILIVARRATRKTAVPFGPFMALGALVALLLGALAAA
- a CDS encoding isoprenyl transferase; translated protein: MRRGFVRLYAHRVEGKLGNAEGVPKHIGVILDGNRRWAKAAGGTTKEGHEAGAAKIQELLGWCAETDVEVVTLWMLSTDNLARPADQLDPLLTVVEGAVRDLAADGRWRVHHVGALDVLPERTRSVLQEAEELAGKREGILVNVAVGYGGRQEITDAVRSLLAKRAAEGQDLAQVAESLGVEDISEHLYTRGQPDPDLVIRTSGEQRLSGFMLWQSAHSEYFFCEAYWPAFRKVDFLRALRDYAARHRRYGV